GCCTAGGGAAGACAGTGCGTGTGCTTGTGTTTGCCAAGGGTCCAAAAGAGAACGAAGCAAAAGAGGCGGGAGCTGATTTTGTTGGAGCCGACGATTTGATTGAAAAGATTCAAGGTGGTTGGCTGGATTTTGATAAAGTTATTTCAACGCCTGATATGATGGCGACTGTTTCTATGAAGGTAGCCAAAATACTTGGGCCCCGCGGACTCATGCCGAATCCTAAATTGGGCACCGTCACTTTTGACGTCGGTCAGGCCGTTTCAGCAGAAAAGAAGGGAAAACTTTCCTTCCGAGTAGATAAGTTTGGGAACCTTCATGCCACAATCGGAAGAAAGACCATGGGATATGACAAGTTACATGCTAACTTCATGACTCTTCTTAATGCGGTTGTGAAAGCAAAGCCGAGCACCAGCAAGGGTATTTACCTTCGTGGACTCACAGTGGCCTCCACTATGGGACCTGGTGTTCGATTGGATCCAAGTAAAGCTTCGGCTTTAGTTGGATAAAACTGGTAAAGGTAGTTTATTGAAAATAGTTAAGAGCCATCTTAGAAGCTCGGCGGCCACAGAGCGAGGAGCAATCGCCCGAAAAGTGCGATCCGGTGCTTTTCAGGCAGAGAGCGATAAAGCAATTAAGGGCCTAGAGT
This portion of the Bdellovibrionales bacterium CG10_big_fil_rev_8_21_14_0_10_45_34 genome encodes:
- a CDS encoding 50S ribosomal protein L1 is translated as MPTGKRYKAAVSTIDRQKKYDPADGLKLAIESALAKFDESIDVAFNLGVDPKQSDQQVRGAVSLPNGLGKTVRVLVFAKGPKENEAKEAGADFVGADDLIEKIQGGWLDFDKVISTPDMMATVSMKVAKILGPRGLMPNPKLGTVTFDVGQAVSAEKKGKLSFRVDKFGNLHATIGRKTMGYDKLHANFMTLLNAVVKAKPSTSKGIYLRGLTVASTMGPGVRLDPSKASALVG